The following are encoded together in the Anoplopoma fimbria isolate UVic2021 breed Golden Eagle Sablefish chromosome 9, Afim_UVic_2022, whole genome shotgun sequence genome:
- the slkb gene encoding STE20-like kinase b, whose amino-acid sequence MIGVTMSFFNFRKIFKLGAEKKKKQYEHVRRDEDPEEVWDIIGELGDGAFGKVFKAQNKQTGILAAAKVIDTKTEEELEDYMVEIDILASCDHQNIVKLLDAFYYESKLWILIEFCGGGAVDAVMLELERPLTEPQIRVVCKQTLQALVYLHDNNIIHRDLKAGNILLTLAGDVKLADFGVSAKNTKTLQRRDSFIGTPYWMAPEVVMCETSKDRPYDYKADIWSLGVTLIELAQIEPPNHEMNPMRVLLKIAKADPPSLMQPSRWSPEFSDFLKRCLDKHVDNRWNPTQLLQHSFVSSVTDSRPLRELIAEAKAEVTEEIEDHKEEEEDEDTEGQPGHKRAPSDVSVASSEDEKIPLSPSILEPVAEKVEPTPTELPVANHVVDTSFVEEATTPVAEETANTPDEDGEMEQKPVEEKPPDAGGDVASPESETEPEAPAKEMQQLEIAVEDEKEVDTSEVPAHPQASTEGSEVTKAPQEEKTAVVEESNVPVEEEEEEEDRYKNLKVTLTLPEQDNVVPNKEDGEKPTEKEEMNAEDEKAVPDKAKDDKERDSDSGSGSAADNSSGDLNLSISSFLSKTKEPGSISIQDNKRQKKTLKKTRKFIVDGVEVSVTTSKIITDNDTKNEEMRFLRRQELRELRFLQKEEQRAQQQLSNKLQQQKEQIYRRFEQETTSKKRQYDQEVENLERQQKQTIERLEQDHTNRLRDEAKRIKAEQDKELSKYQNVLKNRKKEEQEFLQKQQQDLDSALKKIIQQHKHELATIERDCLNHKQQLLRAREAAMWELEERHLQEKHQLFKQQLKDQYFMQRHQLLKRHEKEMEQMQRYNQRLIEEMKNKQTQERTRLPKIQRSDAKTRMAMFKKSLRITGAVITPEQEREKVKQFAAQEEKRQKNERLHQQQKHENQMRDLQLQCDANIRELQQLQNEKCHLLIEHETQKLKELDEEHSQELKEWREKLRPRKKALEDEFARKLQEQEVFFKMSGESECLNPSSQSRISKFYPIPSVHSTGF is encoded by the exons ATGATCGGGGTCACTATGTCGTTTTTTAACTTCCGTAAAATCTTTAAACTGGGAGccgagaagaagaagaaacagtaCGAGCACGTGAGGAGGGACGAGGACCCGGAGGAGGTCTGGGACATCATCGGGGAGCTGGGAGACGGAGCCTTTGGGAAAGTGTTCAAG GCTCAGAACAAACAGACGGGAATTCTAGCTGCAGCCAAAGTGATTGACACAAAGAccgaggaggagctggaggactaCATGGTGGAGATCGACATCCTGGCCTCCTGCGACCACCAAAACATTGTCAAACTGCTCGACGCTTTCTATTATGAGAGCAAACTGTGG ATCCTCATTGAGTTCTGTGGTGGAGGGGCTGTGGATGCAGTCATGCTCG AACTGGAGAGACCTCTGACGGAGCCTCAGATCAGGGTGGTGTGTAAGCAGACTCTGCAGGCCCTCGTCTACCTCCACGACAACAACATCATCCACAGAGACCTGAAGGCTGGCAACATCCTCCTCACGCTGGCCGGAGATGTCAAGCTGG CTGACTTTGGTGTGTCTgccaaaaacaccaaaacccTGCAGAGGAGAGACTCTTTCATCGGGACACCTTACTG GATGGCTCCAGAGGTGGTGATGTGTGAGACGTCCAAGGACCGTCCGTACGACTACAAGGCTGATATCTGGTCCCTGGGGGTCACGTTGATAGAGCTGGCACAGATTGAGCCGCCCAATCACGAGATGAACCCCATGAGAGTCTTGCTGAAGATAGCCAAGGCGGATCCTCCTTCCCTGATGCAGCCGTCACGCTG GTCCCCAGAATTCAGTGACTTCTTAAAGCGCTGTTTGGACAAGCATGTGGACAACCGATGGAACCCAACACAACTGCTACAG CATTCATTTGTGTCCAGTGTGACTGACAGCCGGCCTCTGAGGGAGCTCATAGCAGAGGCAAAGGCTGAGGTCACGGAGGAGATAGAAGAccacaaagaggaagaagaggacgaAGACACGGAAGGACAGCCG GGCCACAAACGCGCCCCCTCTGATGTCAGCGTTGCCAGCTCAGAGGATGAGAAgatccccctctctccctccatcctggAACCAGTCGCTGAGAAGGTTGAGCCCACTCCCACTGAGCTCCCTGTGGCCAACCATGTGGTGGACACCAGCTTTGTTGAAGAGGCCACTACCCCTGTAGCTGAGGAGACTGCAAACACTCCAGATGAGGACGGAGAGATGGAGCAGAAACCAGTGGAGGAAAAGCCCCCAGACGCAGGAGGAGATGTTGCCTCCCCAGAATCAGAGACGGAACCAGAGGCACCTGCAAAGGAAATGCAGCAGCTGGAGATCGCAGTCGAGGATGAAAAGGAAGTGGACACATCGGAGGTTCCAGCTCATCCACAGGCCAGCACAGAGGGTTCAGAGGTCACTAAGGCTCCTCAGGAGGAGAAGACGGCTGTTGTGGAGGAGTCAAATGTaccagtggaggaggaggaggaggaggaggaccggtACAAAAATCTCAAGGTGACACTGACACTACCAGAGCAAGATAACGTTGTCCCAAATaaggaggatggagagaagcCCACAGAAAAGGAGGAGATGAATGCAGAAGATGAGAAGGCGGTTCCAGACAAAGCTAAGGACGACAAAGAGAGGGATTCAGACTCGGGCAGCGGCTCAGCTGCAGATAACAGCAGTGGAGACCTCAATCTGTCTATCTCCAGCTTTCTGTCCAAAACAAAAGAGCCTGGGTCTATTTCCATACAG gacaaCAAGCGTCAGAAGAAGACGTTGAAAAAGACTCGCAAGTTCATTGTGGATGGAGTGGAAGTTAGCGTGACTACATCAAAGATCATCACTGACAATGACACCAAGAACGAGGAGATGAGGTTCCTCAG ACGCCAGGAGCTGAGGGAGCTGCGTTTCCTGcagaaggaggagcagagggcccagcagcagctcagtaacaagctgcagcagcagaaggaaCAGATCTACCGGCGCTTTGAGCAGGAGACCACG AGCAAGAAGCGTCAGTACGACCAGGAGGTGGAGAACCTGGAGCGGCAGCAGAAGCAGACCATCGAGAGGCTGGAGCAGGATCACACCAACCGGCTCAGGGACGAGGCCAAACGCATCAAAGCGGAGCAGGACAAGGAGCTGTCCAAGTACCAGAACGTGCTGAAAAACCGCAAGAAAGAG GAACAAGAGTTTCtccagaagcagcagcaggatcTGGACAGCGCTCTGAAGAAGATTATCCAGCAACACAAACACGAGCTGGCCACCATCGAGAGAGACTGCCTCAACCACAAGCAGCAGCTTCTCCGAG CACGGGAGGCTGCCATGTGGGAGCTGGAAGAGCGTCATCTGCAGGAGAAACACCAGCTGttcaaacagcagctcaaagacCAGTACTTCATGCAGAGACATCAGCTGCTGAAGAGACACGAGAAG GAGATGGAGCAGATGCAGCGCTACAACCAGCGTCTGATCGAGGAGATGAAGAACAAGCAGACGCAGGAGAGGACCAGGCTGCCCAAGATTCAGCGCAGCGATGCCAAGACCCGCATGGCCATGTTCAAGAAGAGCCTCCGTATCACCGGAGCCGTCATAACCCCCgagcaggagagggagaaggtCAAGCAG TTTGCAGCCCaggaagagaagagacagaagaacGAGAGGCTCcatcagcagcagaaacatGAGAACCAGATGAGGGACCTGCAGCTGCAGTGTGACGCCAACATCCGAGAGCTTCAGCAGCTACAG AATGAGAAGTGCCACCTGCTCATCGAACATGAGACCCAGAAGCTGAAGGAGTTGGACGAGGAGCACAGTCAGGAGCTGAAGGAGTGGAGGGAGAAACTACGACCCAGGAAGAAG GCCCTGGAGGACGAGTTTGCCAGGAAGCtgcaggaacaggaagtgttcTTCAAGATGAGCGGCGAGTCGGAGTGCCTTAACCCGTCCAGCCAGAGCCGCATCTCCAAGTTCTACCCCATCCCCAGCGTCCACTCCACGGGTTTCTAG